One window from the genome of Nocardioides panaciterrulae encodes:
- a CDS encoding LuxR C-terminal-related transcriptional regulator — protein sequence MNSANPRLVDRPRLTGRLSGVREVPLTLVSGPAGAGKSTLLAQWAREVGGPIGWIGADEVGQLSWPSLLRTLDDLGLELPAPVAALLPGPGASAGAGTGAAGTAGRLPAAALRALAAAIAGSGRDLVLVLDGFELRSGDQAGELAHLLDHTWGRLHLVLASRVDPVLPLYRYRLEGRVLEVRAADLAFTDAEADQLLRLDRVALPPESVHELTARLGGWAAGLRFAARALAHRDRDGARDTGPDPVAALVAQDADITGFLLGEVLAGQDDATRQLLLRTAVPDTLYPGLAEELAGATATRGLQELARANMFLEPVADQPGAHRYPPFFRDLLRAQLAWEQPELAEELHRRAASWLRRNEMADRSLDQLAVGGLWADLATQLLSDRGVAPLLLGTDPHVSEVAHRIPFRVGEPAACVVRATLALAGSDPAACAVELDSARGGLRRRPHRHGDPVETAVLLVDALRASSAEEAGAARAAVQQADRAVATLAGTPSGPGSIALVALARAAVALRCGDLDEARAGLAEARTAPGLPPRLHVALLGHEALADALAGRLTRASDQATRALAIADAARIPAERRPAAPAVALALVALERDDQAAARRHLAAAQACASLPNDPVSRVLATGILGHLDVATHGARRAADRLGQAGERTEPHDPWLTDWLRLQVAELWMAQGQPDLALRELEGISHEDHLGGAVLAAAAYAEQGHRAAVEESLSRARSAARPLPAEVTLLLVEGVHESRRRAPQQAVALVERALRLAAEEELRRPFREAAPTVRRLLAGNPQLLDRHRWLSTVPSSGAARPHHAARTPTPARTPTPARTPVRTPVRTPARPPASTPAAARTLAPTRTPAPTGEDHLHLSDVVVEPLTARETEVLGHLEELLTTEEIAARMFVSVNTVRTHVRSILRKLGVNRRNSAVRRARELGLLERPERPAG from the coding sequence GTGAACAGCGCGAATCCCCGACTGGTGGACCGCCCGCGGCTCACCGGCCGGCTGTCCGGGGTCCGCGAGGTCCCGCTGACCCTGGTCAGCGGGCCGGCCGGCGCCGGCAAGTCCACGCTGCTGGCGCAGTGGGCTCGCGAGGTCGGTGGGCCGATCGGTTGGATCGGGGCCGACGAGGTCGGCCAGCTGTCGTGGCCGTCGCTGCTGCGGACGCTCGACGACCTCGGGCTCGAGCTGCCCGCCCCGGTGGCGGCCCTGCTGCCCGGCCCGGGAGCCAGCGCAGGAGCCGGCACGGGAGCCGCCGGCACCGCGGGCCGGCTGCCCGCCGCCGCCCTGCGCGCGCTCGCCGCCGCCATCGCCGGCTCGGGCCGCGACCTGGTGCTGGTCCTCGACGGCTTCGAGCTGCGCTCAGGCGACCAGGCCGGTGAGCTGGCCCACCTGCTCGACCACACCTGGGGGCGGCTGCACCTGGTCCTGGCCAGCCGGGTCGACCCCGTGCTGCCGCTCTACCGCTACCGGCTCGAGGGTCGGGTGCTCGAGGTCCGCGCGGCCGACCTCGCCTTCACCGATGCCGAGGCCGACCAGCTGCTCCGCCTGGACCGGGTCGCGCTGCCGCCGGAGTCCGTGCACGAGCTGACCGCCCGGCTGGGCGGGTGGGCCGCCGGGCTCAGGTTCGCCGCCCGGGCGCTCGCCCACCGCGACCGGGACGGCGCGCGCGACACCGGACCCGACCCGGTGGCCGCCCTGGTCGCCCAGGACGCCGACATCACCGGCTTCCTGCTCGGCGAGGTGCTGGCCGGGCAGGACGACGCCACCCGGCAGCTGCTGCTGCGCACCGCCGTGCCCGACACCCTCTACCCCGGGCTCGCCGAGGAGCTGGCCGGCGCCACCGCGACCCGCGGGCTGCAGGAGCTGGCCCGCGCCAACATGTTCCTCGAGCCGGTGGCCGACCAGCCCGGGGCCCACCGCTACCCGCCGTTCTTCCGCGACCTGCTCCGCGCCCAGCTCGCCTGGGAGCAGCCCGAGCTGGCCGAGGAGCTGCACCGGCGCGCGGCCTCCTGGCTGCGGCGCAACGAGATGGCCGACCGGTCGCTGGACCAGCTGGCCGTCGGCGGCCTGTGGGCCGACCTCGCGACCCAGCTGCTCAGCGACCGGGGCGTGGCACCGCTGCTGCTCGGGACCGACCCGCATGTCTCCGAGGTGGCCCACCGCATCCCGTTCCGGGTCGGTGAGCCGGCGGCCTGCGTCGTACGCGCCACCCTCGCGCTCGCGGGCTCCGATCCCGCCGCCTGCGCGGTCGAGCTCGACTCCGCGCGTGGAGGACTGCGCCGCCGGCCGCACCGCCACGGCGACCCGGTGGAGACCGCGGTGCTGCTCGTCGACGCGCTGCGGGCCAGCAGCGCCGAGGAGGCCGGCGCCGCCCGGGCCGCCGTCCAGCAGGCCGACCGGGCCGTGGCGACGCTCGCGGGCACGCCGTCCGGACCCGGCTCGATCGCGCTGGTGGCGCTCGCCCGGGCGGCGGTCGCGCTGCGGTGCGGCGACCTCGACGAGGCCCGCGCCGGGCTCGCCGAGGCCCGCACGGCCCCCGGGCTGCCGCCGCGCCTGCACGTGGCGCTGCTCGGCCACGAGGCACTGGCCGACGCGCTGGCCGGCCGGCTCACCCGGGCATCCGACCAGGCCACGCGCGCCCTGGCGATCGCCGACGCCGCCCGGATCCCGGCCGAACGGCGACCGGCGGCCCCCGCCGTCGCGCTCGCGCTGGTCGCGCTGGAGCGCGACGACCAGGCCGCCGCCCGCCGCCACCTCGCCGCCGCCCAGGCCTGCGCGTCGCTACCCAACGACCCGGTGAGCAGGGTCCTCGCCACCGGCATCCTCGGCCACCTCGACGTCGCCACCCACGGCGCGCGCCGGGCGGCCGATCGGCTCGGCCAGGCCGGCGAGCGCACCGAGCCGCACGACCCGTGGCTCACCGACTGGCTGCGGCTGCAGGTCGCCGAGCTGTGGATGGCCCAGGGCCAGCCCGACCTGGCGCTCCGAGAGCTCGAGGGGATCAGCCACGAGGACCACCTCGGCGGCGCGGTGCTCGCGGCGGCGGCGTACGCCGAGCAGGGCCACCGGGCCGCGGTCGAGGAGTCGCTCAGCCGGGCCCGCAGCGCCGCCCGGCCGCTGCCCGCCGAGGTGACCCTGCTGCTGGTCGAGGGCGTCCACGAGTCCCGCCGGCGCGCCCCGCAGCAGGCGGTCGCACTGGTCGAACGGGCGCTCCGGCTGGCCGCCGAGGAGGAGCTGCGGCGGCCGTTCCGCGAGGCCGCGCCCACGGTACGCCGGCTGCTGGCCGGCAACCCGCAGCTGCTCGACCGCCACCGCTGGCTCAGCACCGTGCCGTCGTCCGGTGCCGCTCGCCCGCACCACGCGGCCAGGACCCCGACCCCCGCCAGGACCCCGACGCCGGCCAGGACCCCGGTCAGGACCCCGGTCAGGACGCCGGCCAGGCCTCCGGCCAGCACGCCGGCCGCGGCCAGGACTCTGGCTCCGACCAGGACCCCCGCCCCCACCGGCGAGGACCACCTCCACCTCAGCGACGTCGTCGTCGAGCCGCTGACCGCCCGGGAGACCGAGGTGCTCGGCCACCTCGAGGAGCTGCTGACCACCGAGGAGATCGCCGCGCGGATGTTCGTGTCGGTCAACACCGTCCGCACCCACGTGCGCAGCATCCTGCGCAAGCTGGGCGTGAACCGACGCAACAGCGCGGTGCGCCGGGCCCGCGAGCTCGGCCTGCTCGAGCGCCCGGAGCGCCCGGCCGGCTGA